One Paraburkholderia agricolaris DNA segment encodes these proteins:
- a CDS encoding helix-turn-helix transcriptional regulator has protein sequence METKWAPEEGQAMSELAEVSVAQFSELTARIYQGALESTPWAGALELIRTSLGASYATLILRSPSSDRRGLMVHASEMGSGVPGEASYNNYYYSLDPFVGLPADRVVTVDEVFGDTGWLTSELYKQFLKPADIRYIMGADLRTESGVECRFRVCRSHASKHFSARDKAFCALLLPHLRRAVELHSRLDIVESERTLYASAIDRMLVGTVTLDESGAIMRTNSVADEILVQGNGLRIVHGNVEATDAQENRNLQRLVRHALMGHFGTAAPIVEAMPITRGCDKPKLGVLVRTIPLSDWSEDNKRRPATVLFLRDPDRKSQGSQEIVRKLFDLTPAETSLALLLTNGLTLEEAADELGISKNTARAHLRAIFSKTGVTRQATLVRILLGSVVPLG, from the coding sequence ATGGAGACAAAATGGGCCCCTGAAGAGGGCCAGGCCATGAGTGAACTGGCCGAGGTGAGCGTCGCGCAGTTCAGCGAGCTGACCGCGCGCATTTATCAAGGGGCGCTGGAAAGCACGCCGTGGGCCGGCGCGCTCGAATTGATCCGCACCTCGCTGGGCGCGAGCTATGCCACCCTGATTCTGCGTTCGCCCTCGAGCGACCGGCGCGGCCTGATGGTGCACGCATCCGAAATGGGCTCGGGTGTGCCGGGTGAAGCGTCATACAACAACTACTACTATTCGCTCGATCCGTTCGTCGGTTTGCCGGCGGATCGCGTGGTCACTGTCGACGAAGTATTCGGCGACACGGGCTGGCTCACCAGCGAACTCTACAAACAGTTTCTGAAGCCGGCCGATATTCGCTACATCATGGGCGCCGATCTGCGTACGGAGTCCGGCGTGGAATGCCGGTTTCGCGTGTGCCGCAGCCACGCTTCGAAGCATTTTTCCGCGCGCGACAAGGCGTTTTGCGCGTTGTTGCTGCCGCATTTGCGACGTGCGGTCGAATTGCATTCGCGGCTCGATATCGTGGAGTCGGAGCGTACGCTGTATGCGAGCGCGATCGACCGGATGCTGGTGGGCACCGTGACACTCGACGAGAGCGGTGCGATCATGCGCACCAATAGCGTGGCCGACGAGATTCTTGTTCAGGGCAACGGCTTGCGTATCGTGCATGGCAACGTCGAAGCGACCGATGCGCAGGAGAACCGGAATCTGCAACGTCTCGTGCGTCATGCGCTGATGGGGCACTTCGGCACCGCCGCGCCGATTGTCGAAGCCATGCCGATCACGCGTGGTTGCGACAAGCCGAAACTCGGCGTGCTGGTGCGCACGATTCCGCTCTCGGACTGGTCCGAGGACAACAAACGCCGCCCGGCAACGGTGCTGTTTCTGCGCGATCCCGATCGCAAATCGCAGGGCTCGCAGGAGATCGTACGCAAGCTGTTCGACCTCACGCCCGCGGAGACCTCGCTTGCCTTGCTGCTGACCAACGGGTTGACGCTGGAAGAAGCCGCCGACGAATTGGGTATCAGCAAGAACACCGCGCGGGCCCATCTGCGGGCCATCTTCTCGAAGACGGGCGTCACGCGCCAGGCCACGCTCGTACGCATTCTGCTGGGCAGTGTGGTGCCGCTTGGCTGA
- a CDS encoding alpha/beta hydrolase, with the protein MALDPQAQAVLAAFAGMPPLDFAQLTVPAYRAMLAAGGGLAPGDSVAAEEDLTIPTASGPIAARLYRPALESADEHGNSNTLLPLTVFFHGGGFISCGLDTHANICRCLAQRARTVVLSVDYRLAPEARFPAAALDACDAVRWAASNSGDLRVRPGALAVAGDSAGGNLAAVVAQQLRYSAVNIAHQVLFYPVVDCATEHPSYESMGDGYLLTADMMRWFKSEYFAPDADRADPLASPLAVADLAGTASATIISAEYDPLRDEVEHYAARLAQAGVLTTHLRWPGQMHGFASLLGALDAADPALTIAARALRHALHVQNT; encoded by the coding sequence ATGGCGCTCGATCCTCAGGCGCAGGCCGTGCTCGCCGCTTTCGCCGGCATGCCCCCACTCGATTTCGCGCAACTCACCGTGCCCGCATACCGTGCGATGCTCGCCGCGGGCGGCGGTCTTGCACCGGGCGACTCCGTCGCGGCAGAAGAAGATCTGACGATTCCGACCGCCAGCGGCCCGATTGCCGCGCGCCTCTACCGGCCTGCGCTGGAAAGTGCCGATGAGCATGGCAACAGCAATACCCTGCTGCCGCTTACCGTCTTCTTTCACGGCGGTGGCTTCATTTCTTGCGGGCTCGATACCCACGCAAACATTTGCCGTTGCCTCGCGCAACGCGCGCGAACGGTCGTGCTATCGGTCGATTACCGGCTCGCGCCCGAAGCACGCTTTCCGGCCGCCGCGCTCGACGCGTGCGACGCCGTGCGCTGGGCGGCGTCCAATTCAGGTGATTTGCGCGTGCGGCCCGGCGCGCTTGCCGTAGCGGGCGACAGCGCCGGCGGCAATCTGGCGGCAGTAGTCGCGCAACAGTTGCGTTATAGCGCGGTGAATATCGCGCATCAGGTACTGTTCTATCCCGTGGTGGATTGCGCCACCGAGCATCCTTCATACGAATCGATGGGCGACGGGTATCTGCTGACGGCGGACATGATGCGCTGGTTCAAAAGCGAATATTTCGCACCGGACGCCGATCGCGCCGATCCCCTCGCCAGTCCGCTCGCCGTTGCCGATCTCGCGGGTACAGCCAGCGCCACCATCATTAGCGCCGAGTACGACCCATTGCGCGACGAGGTCGAGCACTATGCAGCGCGTCTCGCGCAAGCGGGTGTGCTTACAACCCATCTGCGCTGGCCGGGACAGATGCACGGCTTCGCCAGTCTGCTCGGTGCGCTCGACGCGGCCGACCCGGCACTCACGATCGCAGCGCGCGCCTTGCGCCATGCGCTGCACGTCCAGAACACCTGA